The following is a genomic window from Labeo rohita strain BAU-BD-2019 chromosome 11, IGBB_LRoh.1.0, whole genome shotgun sequence.
agtttaaatcggtatacaaaactgaaaatcggTAAACGCTGTGTAAGAAATGAAGAACGTTTATTAGCAAACCGAATAAGAAAGTACGGCATACACCTTGccgtaatatatatatatatatatatatatatatatatatatatatatatatatatatgtgtgtgtgtgtgtgtttaattacacagtttaaataaataaaaatcagcaaacactgtggaaccaaataagTATGAAACTTCCACTACCAACTTAGATAAATGGCAAAGTCAGCAAGCTTTTCAacatccaaaatattttaaaaacaggcacttttgcatttcattttgaaactCTTGCGCCATGGTCTTGTCTTTCTCATctctctcttcttgtcagtcagctcgACTCACTCTCTTCAGGTGatgaaatctgatctgtgaCGCAACTATCGTTCGGCACACCGCATTGAGCAGCTGcgttcagttttaattgtattgtctgttctcttactgaactaaatgattttttttactacaaaaaaacaaaaaaacaaacaaacaaaacaacaagttCTTCTTCAGGTGACTCAGATGAAGCAGCACATATTGCCGTCTACCGCGTATTGTTTAATGGATTTTGAGCGACCTAAGCcatgtagcacagaaattacgctttcgcttcactttaaaatgaaacacatgaGGAAACAATCCTTCACaaaaattagagaacacttcCAGATACCTTtaagttattggtgttaatctgaCACCTGGTGATAATTTgcttaattatatgacaaactcTAATAAACTGTGAGCATTCctccaattttcactgagattgcaagatggcGGGTTGTTCTAGGGTTACTGAAACCCTGCGACAGGAGGTTGGCCAGATGAAGGCCTAAAGGGATGACCCTTTCAGCCATTGCAAGAGAAgctggtcattccaaatctgtgatgCCTTGGTTTTACAATAATGCAGGTTTACAAAGACACTAAGTCATTCAAGTTCCCCAAAAAAAGCTGGTCGTCCACGTAAGACAAATGCATGTGAAAACtggataatgcagagactctcaatgggaaactggttcaacactgcagctggactTGCtgcagtctttctttcttcagtcgataagaaattatgtttcttgaggaaaacatttcaggaattatctccatatagtggatttcaatagtgcccccaaatttgaactttcaaaatgcagtttcaattggctctaaatgatcccagacgaggaagaagggtcttatctagcaaaacaatctgtacCTTTTTAAACAAACCGACAattatatactttctaacctCAAACGTTCgttctagctctgtgtgaactttttttctggttcaagttagggtatgtcaaaaacttccatctcgttttctttttccccaacttcaaaatcgtcctacatcgctgcagatgtacagacccaatgtttacaaagtaaacatgcaaagaagatcaaacgcccattacaaaaaatggtaaaacagcgatgtaggattattttgaagttgaagaagaaatcGAGATTGGAGTTTTCAACATACCAACTgcattgacccagattacacagactatgcaaGTGCATCGCAGAgaagagacaagatgagcatttgaggttaaaaaatatatatattgtcaaaTTGTTTAGAAAacgactgattgttttgctagattagaccctttttccttgtctgggatcatttagagccatttgaagctgcattttggaagttcaaacttgggggcaccattaaagtccactatatggagataattccagaaatgttttcctcaataaataatttctttacgacttaaaAAAgacacatcttggatgacaaaggggtgagtaaattatctgtaaatttttgttctggaagtgaacttctccttcacAATAACGTAATGGCCGGGCCAGATTCCTGATCTAAAACAGACTGAAAATCTTCTTGGCGACAAAGTTACTGCTAAGAAACCCACTACAGCTGCCAACCTATGGAATGGAGTGGAAGAAGAGTAAACCAAGATCACACCAGCGCAGtgagaaactagtgatgtcctgcggctgcagatgtgctgaagtcatttAAAACAAAGGATCTACACTTCCTACTAATTTTTGACAGCTGTAACCCTGCGAGACTGAAGTTGTAATCTTCTTTTGGGCTACAGTGGTTAcggttctctaattttgatcactgtgttttccacaaaataaaggtttttgttgaaataccttggatattttgtcaaacatgtCAGTAGAACAGTGGTATACCCACAGCTGATATTCTTTCAAGTTTTGAGTGAGaaatattaagaatatttaaaaaaaaaaaaattaacagtttataaattgttctctaattttaatCTCCACTGTGTAAGTCAGTATTAACAAAAGCTGGTTGCAACAATTAACAAAAGTCATCTGTCAAATTACAAATGCCAGAAGATCACATACTCCAGCACAATAGACAGACAAGcaacatgtctttttttttttttttttttttatacattctcCCACATTGACCACCTGACAGCTGGCTGAACGTGACCGCTCACCTCATCGCCGATGTAGTTATGCAGCATGCGAATGACAGAGGCCCCTTTGCTGTATGATATGGCATCGAATATTTCATCCACTTCTGAAGGGTGTCCGACATCAACCTACGATTTAAAACACACCCGCTCTGAAACATGACTCAGAGATCAATATTTCATCAAGCTAAATTTGGGTCTGGAATTTAAATGCTGTAAAGTGATATGCCTGagcagacaaacagacagactgacaaACAAAGGGAAAATCAAAACTTTCTGCTATCCACACAAACACTTAAAAGCAACAAACATGAGAAACACACAGTGGGAGATCAAGGAGCAATGAGAGATACCTCAATAGGGTGGCTGTTATCTAATGCATCCAGGTCCAGAGCCCTAGTGTAGTCGGCAGATACAAACTGTGTCCAGATGTCGTACTCAGGAAAACAGTGGTCCACACAGAGGTACTCAATCCAAGACGCAAAGCCTTCGTTGAGCCACAAATGAGTCCACCATTCCTGCAGCAACAGACATCTTCTTTTTTACCGCTGTGACCTACAAAAACTATATGTGGTGTACCTACCGCACCGAACATCTGAACACTCACCATGGTAACCAGGTTCCCAAACCACTGATGTGCCAGCTCGTGGCCGACTACCAGGGCCACCCACTGCCGGGACGATGCACACGAGTTCTTTGGGTCAATCAGCAGAGCTGTCTCCCTGTGAGGGGATGagcacaaaattttaaaaaaggaaatgaaaaatacataagAATAGAACGCAATGAACACAATGTGGTTCATTTTGTTCAGGTATGGCTGGGGATTAACATGCTACCAAGACAGATGAAATATTAATGAAGTTCTCCTGAACAGCTTCTTTCAAAAAGCACATGGTTCTGATGGATTTCCGTGTTGATTTGTCAAGTCTTAAGTttgatgtttattcatttaatttaaaagtcacCTGTAAGTAACAAGGCCCCAGTTTTCCATGGCACCTACAGAACGCAAGAGCAGCAAAGGTTAAAACTAAACATAACAATATCTGTGacgtttaatatttaatggaaATGATACTAACCAGCAGCAAAATCAGCAATAGCAATTAGATCAATTTTAGGCAACGGATAAGGAACATTGAAATAATCTTTGTAGAACGGAAGGGTCTTTGTAGCAacctgaaaaacagaaaaaaaagtatttttataacCACAGCATTAAGTAAAATACTACATGAATTTTTATACTGTTATACATAATGTTGTGACATTTAAATTCACTTCTAgcactgaaaacatttttattttagtgcctTCTTTTTAATATCACATTTATCAGTTATAGtccataaaatgacaaaaattgtcAGCTTATGatatgcatattaaaataatgttaataatattaattattaacggttcaaaagtttggagtcagtaaattctcttatgttcaccaaggctgatTTACTGTAAATTCAGCAGAACACtgcaaaacattattacaatttaaatacaaattgcCATTAtcaattaatactttaaaaaaaaaaaaaaaaaaaaaaccattttgTTGGGATTCTTTGAAGAACAGAAAGTACAAAccaacagtatttatttaaaaaataaaatctttttaacaatgttaaagtaATTACACTCATTTTtggattaatttaatgcatccttgctgaataaatgtaatacattcttttaaaaaaataaaataaaataaaaataataataataataataatttatatatatatatatatataaataaataaaatattttactgaccccaaacttctaaattatagtgtatatttttatattttgtttttatattttaaacaaatgttttaaaatgaaagattaacaatataaattataaaaatattatgtcttttaaaaaatctgatagactaataataataataataataataataataataataatttatttatataggaCTTTTCATACATGGAATGCAACTCAAAGTGCTTCACAAGCAtaacacaaatattaaaaatacaatattaatataagaTTCAACaagtataaacaaatataaacaagtgtatgtatgtttatgtatgtgtatatacgTATATGCAGCGCATCTAAAAAAATTAGAACACTGAGAGAAAACGTTTTTTTTGGTaaccaatttaaaaaactgaaactttcatatattctagattcatttcatgtaaagtaaaagtaaaactttcaaaagttttgttttaattttgatgagtagagcttacagctcatgaaagtcaaaaatccagtatctcaaaatattcgAATATTTCCTAAGctcagcaaaaaaacaaaaaaaaaaaaaaaaaaaaaaaaaaaaaaaaaaaaaaaaggatttgcaaaacagaaaagttcaagttctttaaagtattttcatttatgcactcaatacttggtcgggcTCCTTTAGCACAAATTATGGACTGGATCGACTGTTTCttatctttctcttgaaaaatatcccatagattccaTATGGgattcaggtcaggcatgttggctggccaatcaagcacagtaataccaaggtcagcaaaccacttgaaattggttttggcactgtgggcaggtgctaaagtcctgctggaaaaggaaatcagcatcttcataaagcttgtcagcagatggaaggaTAAGGTGCTCTCCTGGTAGACGGCTACATTGACTTTGGACTTcataaaacacagtggaccaacaccagcagacgtcacaacaccccaaatcatcactgacttcagaaacttcacactggacttcaagcagcttggattctgtgcctctccagtgTTCCTCCACACACTTAgaccatgatttcaacatgaaatgcaaaatttacttttatctgaaaagatgACTTTGatgacttttttcattttttccttagcccaggtaagatgcttctgacaatgtttctgtttcagaagtggctagGTAGACCTTTTTCTGAAAACGTTTAAGTGTGGACTCTTGATGCACTGACTCAGGATTCAGTCCACTCCATTCTCAACCtgcggtcatccctgttgcttgtgcaccttttcccACCCAATTACTTCCGTCCAGTCatctttgcatttaatatgctttgatacagcactctgtgaacagccaccCCCTTTAGTAATAACCTACTGTGACTTACCCTCTTTGTGGAGgctgtcaatgattgtcttctggaccactgccaagtcagcagtcttccccattattgtggtttcaaatAACAAGAGATAACCAggatttatactgtagggatggtcatttaaagaaactaaaatgtaaatattataattttttgagaCACTGGATTTGTTGACTTTAATGAGATGTAAGGTctaataatcaaaattaaaacacttttactttacacataatgaatctagaatatatgaaagtttctgttttgtattaagtttttgtaaaaaaaaaaattcacaatattcaaattttttgagatgctcctgtaaatctatatatatctatatctctaTGCGCGTGTACACAAACTACAAATGTGCCAAAAATGTAACTAGTCACAAACTGAGAGAGCAGTTCTCATACCTCCAGTGCAAATTTCCCTTGCTCTGCCTTTCCAACAGGAGTGTACACACGGACCGTCACACCGTCTGATGACTGACTCTCCACAAAGTCATACTCGCCAATGACAAACGCCACCAGGTAGGTGGACATGATGGGTGTAGTGGCAAACTTCACCTCCACCAGACTAGAGTCCTCTGGATATGGCTTTCGATCAACAACATTCtgcacagaaaaagaaaagtcaaGTTCAATTTGCAGCTAATTCTGACCACAGCGTGGAAGGGGCAGTTTGACTCATGTAAATAAACTGTGGTTGAtcactttacatttaaattgacgaaaccacaaaaacaaataacttcCTAAGAATGACTAGTGCAGGTTATTAGATCAATACAGTGGTAAGAAATTCATTTTCTAAAGAGAGAATGCAACCGGCACACGTCACAGGTCAAAACTTGTGCGCCTCATGTGTGATGACTCGGCTAGGGGAGGCACAACGCCTCTGGGCCTGTGTTAGATAATGCTCACGTCTGACAGTAATGTGAATCAAGTCATTTAGGGACATTTGTTTCCAGAgggaaagattaaaaaaaggaaaaaaaatgacacgtACCATATTTGACAAGGCTACTCTGTCCTTTGGGACGATAAGGGTGATGTCAAAAGTGGCTTTGATAGCAGGTTCGTCCCAGCAAGGGAAAGCTCGACGTGCATCCGTGGCCTGGAGGGGGTGAGAGACGTCGAAAGAGATGGAGAAAGCGAGACGGGAAGAGAAGACTCAGGGTTAGCGTGGGTTACAGTGATTCAAACACGTGCAGACATATTTGGATGGCATCAAACACCACAGATGCACAAAAGCACTCTATTCTGATTTTTCTTTCGGCCCAGTCAGGTCAGCGGTTTGGATTTGCCCTGCCAACATTTTCACTGGCCCAGGGAcaaaagaattttaattttttgttttatttttcattaaattcacaaaatgttttggtttccaatttttttcttttttttttctttcttttctttttttttttaaagaaaatgcaaTAAACTGGAATAAATTGGAATAAATTAACATAGCtccataaataaaacacacttttGCTAGAAAGCATTAAATTCAAATCATTGCCCTGCCAACGTTTTTACTGGCCCAGTATCAAAAGAAAGTACATCTTTATTCATAACAATGTGTTTTATTgctagattttttaaatttgttttttgttaaattcacaaaacatttggttacttttttcttaaataaaacacaccttTTCCtgaaaacaatggcaaaaacatTATCGATTACTTGCCCTGCCAACATTTTTATTGGCCCAGTGacatattagtgctgtcaaaacaattaattgcatccaaaatgaaagtctgtgtttacataaaatatgtgtatatttattatgtatatataaatacacccaCATACATacagatgtgtttgtttttatatatactgtgtaataaatatacacagtacacacacatattatgtgaaatcaaatttttattttggattaactgcaatgaatcattttaacaaatattaatgctgtcaaaataaataatcgcatccaaaataaaggttagtgtttacatgtgtgtgtgtgtactgtgtacatatatatatatacacacacacacacacatatatatatatatatatatatatatatatatatatatatatacacatacacacacacacacacacatatatatatatatatatatatatatatatatatatatacacatacacacacacacacacatatatatatatatatatatatatatatatatgtgtgtgagtgtgtatgtgtgtatgtatgtatgatgtatgaatatatatatgtgtgtatatatatgcatgtgtgtgtgtgtgtatatatatatatatatatatatatacacatacatatatatacacacatatatatacatacatcatacatacacacacacacacacatacatacatatatatatatatatatatatatatatatatacacacacacacataaacactcaatttctattatacataaatattatttttttatatattattataacatttttcttaaatatatacatacatacatgtgtatttattacatatacataatatacacattAAACATACATATGTTACATAAACAAACCTTTGTTTTAGAtacgattaattgcaattaatcaatTGACAGTCCtacaattacacacacacacacacacacacacacacatacacacatatatatatatatatatatatatatatatatatacacacacacacacattatatacattatatatatagaaagagagagagagacacgcatatatatacacacacacacacacaaacacatacacatacacacacacacacacacatatatatatatatatatatatatatatacatatacatatacacacatatacatatacacacatatatacacatatatacacatatatatacacacacacattcaagctgttttaaggAATAAAGTTTttgactacagggggactttaaaaCACACTCCTGATTACAATACatcttttttttgcaatttctaTGTTAGTCAGCTAGATAACATTACCCTGCAGACAAATCAGCAAAAATGTACACCAGTGTAGATTACATCACTGAAAACCAAGCATTTAAGGCTTGgcaagtcataaaaatggatgTATAAGATCAATGCATGTAAATTTTTAAGTGGCGACGCAGCACTAAACCGAAAGGGCAAACTACTTTTCCATCAACTCTCTCACATTGGCCCGAGCCAGCGGGAACATCCTTATCATTGAGCCTTGATTAAGTTAACTTCAACCAAAGCGCAAGTTAACAGGCTAAACTTTCAGTTAATTGTCTCTCCCACATTAAAATCTATCAAGTAAACATATAATTAGCTAGAGTATCTCAATTACCTTAATAGATCTGTAATGTAAGCATCAAGTGAAACTTGCAAATATACTCAAATGGTAGGTTACGCATGTTGTTAAAGGCCAAACAacacattatgtaattttaCTACAACTTTACTTCTGCATGACTCCACTATGAGCTCCTGCATAATAAATTGCTTGTTTTTCCTCATTTCTGAGAATAAAAGTGTATGACTATGTGAATTCGTCTTTGTCGAAAGCAGCGGTCAAGATCTCAGAGGAACGTGAATGACAGAGCAGGAAGAGCGAGAGGGGAACATGACTAATGACAGGGCTAAAGCAAACAGTGGCAGAGAAAGCGAGCGAGCAAACAAATGGATGAACCGAGTACCCTGATATGAATTTACCTCAAACTGTGTGACGGCAGCGTAGCGGATTTCTCCCGAAGGAGTCGTGTATTTACTCCTATAGAAGCCTTTCATTTTGTCGTTCAGCTCTCCAACAAAGTCTATTTTCAATGATCCCGACCCTGAAAAACAAGAAgcctgtgattaaaaaaaaaacaaaagacacaTAAAACAGAAGGACAGAGCAAGGAAGGCCCATTCATCTTTTACAGGAAGCTTTTCAAACCACTTTCATGCGACAATAAATCGACTATAGCAACTAATTACACCGAGATTGTTGACATGACAGCATTAGGAGCTCTTTACCTTTTTGCAGAGTGCTAGGGAAACATAGTGTGACCTTCTCATCCTCGTTCTGATAGTTAAATCCTGTAGCGTTAATTTCTAAATGGACAGGGAGAAAATGAACACAGTTaatcctaaaaataaaacagactatAAAGCATTTAATGCAGGTTGAACCAGCAATCAACCAAGAGTCAAGCAAATACATCAACTAAATGTGGATTACGGTTGGTTTTTAGAGTTTTCACACTCACCTTCCCCCCCTTCAGGCACAAAAGAAGCAGTAATTATGTCTATATCAGCACAGTTCATCACAATCTGGTTTGTCCCTTGTGTAACCTGTCAAGAACAATGACATATAGGTCAGTTTTAACATCTATAGGAGTCCGGTGGTTTCATGATCCACGGTTTTCAGTGTTTGGTGTGTGGTTTCTTTTCTAGCAACACTTCATTGCCTTTTGCAAGCTTTGGAAACCTTTCTTTGTTTCATACTGTATCAGATAACAGCCATAAAAACAGAACATTCTCGTGTCACCTACATACAATAGAGTCAATCACTGCAGGACAATTTTGCCTGGTTTTTAGTAAATACTGAACCAGCCTCTTTCTCTGACACAAAAAGAGAAGCTAAcctcaaattttgaaatagtatacattcccattcaaaagtttggggacaGTACGATTTCTTTCTTAagaaaattaagacttttattaagcaaatcagcatattaaaatgactactgaagtatcatgtgacattgaagactggagcaatgatgctgaaaatccagcttgGAATCACAAGAAAagtattacattaaattttaacacaatttcaccaaattaaaatttttactatGAATGCTGAATTGGTGATCATgggagacttttaaaaacattaaaatctctTTAAACTTTGACAAAACCCTGTGCGTATTGGGATCATCTCCTTGAGCTGTTTTTATCTTTGCTCATATCACAGCACATACAATTTCCCTCTTCCTGTTTTGTTGTAGGAAATCTCCAGGAGTACGAGCAAATACGACGCACATGGAAAAAGAACCGCCTGGATCCTCGCGGCTTTGCTGAGGCTCAAGGGCCAtctcctgctgctgctgctatgAAATTCTGACGTGTGCATATATAATCAGattatgaataaaaagaacaacagtTTGCATGGCCTCTTATGTTGCAACAGGCCGtttaagactgcatttattgcaTAACGCCGAAGTGAAACTTTCCTGGGACGATCAATAGCTTTCAGGCTTTCCTAGAAGCTAGTTTCCACAGACAAATACATCCCAGAGTCGGTAAATGCACTGTTTTAATTATACCTCAACTGAGCTATTATCACACATGACTTTATTTACAGTGAATTGGATCCCGAATAATGATACTCATTGTGCTTAGAGGCTTGGATCTGCCAAGGTGAAGCTTTAGAGAGCACATGTGGCTTGTTGAAGCTGGATGTGATTTGGATACAGTGAGTGAACTCACTGGCCATGGGACAACTAGcattacactattttaatgatgttcatAAAAGACGACCATAATGCGTATGGCATCGTGGGGGATGTAGTTAATCTAATACTCCAATAAGTCTTTTACAACTGGGCTGTTTTAGAGTGGGGTACAACATGACTTAACATGTAATGCTGTTGGTCTATAAAAAGGCTCCACAAACAATCTTACGCAGAGGGATATGCTAGAGGCCGGACCTCAATTTCATCACATCTGGCCCGCATTGACCTCTACCATCTTGTATCTGTTTACAGGATCAACCACAGAAATTTACCCAGTAGTAAATACTGGGGTTGTACTGATAAGATGCACtgataaaaatttaaaacacatatttcaaactactatatatatatatatatatatatatatataatgtataaagcAAAGATAGCTAGATACAGACATAAACATGTTACATTTAATCAGTATGAAAGACTTTTAACAAACCTCAAATTTGTATGGAAGTgcattattttagcatttagcatttagcattattttagtCACAAAGTCCATATCGCACCTTAGTGTTTCCTCAGGCACTACACTGTGATTATGGTAAGCTATAAAGTATCATGTAAACTGTCAGACAGGCTCAGAGTGACTCAGGAGCTTGTAGACGGGACTGATTCGCCGTCTCGGCCACGTACGTGAAAACTATAACCTGGAAGGCGGTTAAACTACGACAAACGTGTGTATTTACGTGCTTTTATGACAGCAGTTCTGCAGGCTAACGTGGTTAGCCGTGTGGCGCCAGTTAGCGCTTTAGCTTGCGGGGCAAGAAACTAACTGCTTAATTCTCTTTACTGCTAGAGGCAGACCTCAGAGGACACCAGGTTTAAGTATTTAAccataaataatgtaatttaaacatGCTGGAACTCGTAAATGTGAAAGAGGTGGTGTGTAAAGCCGCTGTGTGGTTCACTAGCAGGTAGCTCGTTAGATTAGCAGCACCAACAGTATCAGCAgttataaaaatgcaaagtgAAAAACCAGGCTTAACATGAACATGGCATGACATTGGGGCCCGGGGCAGAGGGGCTGCATGGCATCGGGTTCAACATTACCTCCACGGCTGCCTCCAATTTGCCCTCGAAGGTGAAGTCGATGAGGTCGGGCTTGAGGCGCAGCCCGTAGTTGACGGGGTAGACGTCAGTGGGCAACCGCACGAAGGGCCTCCGCTCGGGCATGCTGAATAATGTCGATACGCTGGAGACCGAATTAAAACGGACTAAGAGTCTGCTCGCTCGAAGAGTCGGAGACACAGGCTTCGCTAGTGGAGTCGGATTGCGGGGTAGGGCTAACCGTATGACTGACAGAGACACCCGACAACTCATgaaaaacaacatacaaaccGTTGGAGATGGTCCTCGTTGTGCCCCGCCCCCTCTTCGGTTAGCGATGTCCGAATCGTTCTTTGGAGTCGGAGCTTTTAGTGAATCGGTTGAATTGATTCACCAAATTAGTCTGAATGGTTA
Proteins encoded in this region:
- the npepps gene encoding puromycin-sensitive aminopeptidase, yielding MLFFMSCRVSLSVIRLALPRNPTPLAKPVSPTLRASRLLVRFNSVSSVSTLFSMPERRPFVRLPTDVYPVNYGLRLKPDLIDFTFEGKLEAAVEVTQGTNQIVMNCADIDIITASFVPEGGEEINATGFNYQNEDEKVTLCFPSTLQKGSGSLKIDFVGELNDKMKGFYRSKYTTPSGEIRYAAVTQFEATDARRAFPCWDEPAIKATFDITLIVPKDRVALSNMNVVDRKPYPEDSSLVEVKFATTPIMSTYLVAFVIGEYDFVESQSSDGVTVRVYTPVGKAEQGKFALEVATKTLPFYKDYFNVPYPLPKIDLIAIADFAAGAMENWGLVTYRETALLIDPKNSCASSRQWVALVVGHELAHQWFGNLVTMEWWTHLWLNEGFASWIEYLCVDHCFPEYDIWTQFVSADYTRALDLDALDNSHPIEVDVGHPSEVDEIFDAISYSKGASVIRMLHNYIGDEDFRKGMNAYLLKFQHKNASTEDLWECLEQASGKPIAAVMNSWTKQMGFPIIVVDQEQHGSDRVLKISQKKFCASGPRNDENCPNWMVPISICTSEDPSCTKMKVLLDQPETTVNITNVASDHWIKINPGTVGFYRIQYSSAMLESLLPGIRDLTLLPVDRLGLQNDLFSLARAGMISTVEVLKVMEAFVNEPNYTVWSDLSCNLGVLSSLLSHTDFHEDIQEFIRDLFTPIGMKLGWDSKTGEGHLDALLRGLVLGKLGKAGHKATLEEARRRFKEHVEGKQILPADLRSPVYLTVLKHGDSTTLDTMLKLHKQADMQEEKNRIERVLGAIPAPDLIQRVLNFALSEEVRPQDTVSVIGGVAGSSKQGRKAAWKFVKDNWEELHNRYQGGFLISRLIKLTVDGFAIDKMAAEVKSFFESHHAPAAERTVQQCCENILLNAAWLKRDAEDIHQYLLQRKAPPV